TTACGCACTAGTTAAAACTTGAAACCTGAAACTTTAAACTAAAGAATAAAAAATAAAAAAACTACCTATCAAGGCGTCCAATCTGCGATGGAAGTTCAAATATTTCAAGATCGAAATATATTACCGAAGCCATAACATGATCGAAAATATCCGACATAATATATTCGTAATTTGCCCAGCGTTTATCACTTGAAAACACATAAATTTCTAATGGAACTCCATGCGCTGTAGATTGCAGCTGACGGCACATAATGTGCATATTCTTATTTAGTCCCGGATGATCTAATAAATATTGCATAATATACTTTCTAAACATCCCTAAATTGGTCATGTTCCGACCGTTAAGCAATAATGATTTATCAATTCCGCGAAGTTCATTATACTTTTCAATTTCGGCTTGTCTTGTCTCAATATAAGATGTAATCAACTGAATTCCTTTCATATGATTCAGATCGTCATTGTTTAGAAAACGAATACTGCTGCTTTTAATCAAAACATGTCTTTTAATACGTCTTCCGTCAGATTTCTGCATACCGCGCCAGTTCTGAAATGAATCCGAACTTAAAGCATAGGTAGGAATAGTGGTAATGGTATTATCAAAATTTCGGACTTTTACGGTCGTCAGGTTGATTTCAATTACATCACCATCAGCACCAAATTTATCCATGGTAATCCAGTCGCCAATACGAACCATATCGTTAATCGCAACCTGAACACTCGAAACAAAACCTAATATCGTATCTCTGAAAATCAAGATAATAATCGCCGAAAGTGTCCCCAGAATAGTCAGTAATTCTCCTCTTTTGATTCCGAACAAGGTCGAAATAATCATCGCCACCCCGAAAATCCAAAGCACGATCATTATAACCTGAATAAAACTATCAATAGGTTTGTCGCTGTATTCTGGTTTTTGTTTTAAGTAATCTCGTAACGA
This is a stretch of genomic DNA from Flavobacterium endoglycinae. It encodes these proteins:
- a CDS encoding mechanosensitive ion channel family protein; protein product: MPNLLNKIFNFLYPLFRDWGMSRNFASYTSLVINIAIMLALAYAIYYIAKFVLVTLMAVFAQRTKTKFDDYLVHNKTTKYTAYLIPFFFIYKAVPIILDKYEYWELMFGKIVGVYIVLITLWIIRTIFNSLRDYLKQKPEYSDKPIDSFIQVIMIVLWIFGVAMIISTLFGIKRGELLTILGTLSAIIILIFRDTILGFVSSVQVAINDMVRIGDWITMDKFGADGDVIEINLTTVKVRNFDNTITTIPTYALSSDSFQNWRGMQKSDGRRIKRHVLIKSSSIRFLNNDDLNHMKGIQLITSYIETRQAEIEKYNELRGIDKSLLLNGRNMTNLGMFRKYIMQYLLDHPGLNKNMHIMCRQLQSTAHGVPLEIYVFSSDKRWANYEYIMSDIFDHVMASVIYFDLEIFELPSQIGRLDR